The DNA sequence CTGGTCGTCGGGCAATACCGCTGTACCTACCGACGGGGGCGAGAGTCCCGAACAGGTCGTGGCCCGCCAGCGCGTTGCCATCGAGACCATTCTGGCGCAGCCTGACGAAACCCCCGTGCTGGTAGCCATGCACGGCCGCGCCATGCGGATTCTGCTCTGCTGGCTCACCAACCGGCCCCTCGCCGAGATGGATCATTTCGAGCACAGCAACCTGTGTCTCTACAAACTCCGCTACGACTACGACACGCAGACGTTCGAGATCGAACTCGCTAACGACACCACACACCTGCTGTCGCTGGCCCTGGCCCAGTAATCGTCTTTCCGCGAGGTGGAATACTGCCGGTTGGTACCTGAGGGTATGAACTCGTTCAACCGGCATTATTCCACCTTCACTATTCTGTATTTTCCTTTCGTGTATAATTCCGTCCGCTCGTACGGTAGTTCCGTATATTCGTTGTACATCATACAGAAGGTAGAGAACTGGAATGGGTATTGCTAAGCAAAAAATATACTGGTTTTGTCAGCTGTTTGGCTGGACGCTCCTCATCATGGTGGAGTATCTGGCTTACCTGGCCGAGCTTGGCTTCGATGCCGACACGCTGTACCTAGCCATTGTCAATATTTTTCTTGGTATTAGTCTGACCCACCTGTACCGGCTCATGATCCGGCGGTGGAACTGGGTCCGGTTGCCGTTTATTCAGCTGGCCCCGCGGGTGTTGTTTTCCGTGTTCGTACTAGCCCTGATCATGACCCTCGTCAACCTGCCCATCGACCGGGTGATCGTGCCGCAGTACCTAGTCAACGAACCCTGGGTATTCATCGGGTATATTCTCACCTGGGGAAAAACCATGCTGGCGTGGGTGCTCAGCTACACCGTTTACCACTACGTAGAACGGACACGGAATGCCGAAATCGAAAAGATTCTGCTCAAAACCAGCATCCGCGAAACGGAAGCCAAAGTGCTACGGTCACAGTTGAACCCGCACTTCGTTTTCAACGCGCTCAACAGTATCCGGGCACTGGTCTATGAAAACCCCGACAAAGCGCAGCAGGGGATCACGCAGCTCTCCAATCTGCTGCGTAACTCGCTCCTTGCCGACCGGCGCAAAACGGTTGAACTGCGTGAGGAGATAAAAACGGTCGAGGATTACCTGGCGCTCGAAAAGGTACGCTACGAAGAACGACTCAACTCCCGCATCGAACTCGACGCCCGAACGCTGTTCTGGCAGGTACCGCCCATGATGCTCCAGACCCTGGTCGAAAATGCCATCAAGCACGGTGTTTCTACCGCCGTGGGGGGTGGTTTTGTGGAGGTGAAGTCGACCGTAGTAGCTGACAAGCTTCACATCATCATCCGGAATACCGGTGTCCTGGGCGACAAGGAGGCATCGGGTGGTTTCGGACTGGCCAATACCGCCCAACGGCTCGAACTGCTGTATGGGCCGGATGCCAGCTTCGAGATTTTCCAGGAAGAGATGATTCACGACGGGCATCCCGTGGTGTGTGCCAGTATCAACATCCCCGCCCAGTCGGAGGGCCTGTTCCGGCGAAATGCTGACCTGAAAGCAATGACCGCCAAATAACAGACAGGCCAATTGCCGGCCCCTCATCCCTATTCCTTCAACGTTTCCCCGTTTCCATGAAAACACTGATTATTGACGACGAACGCCTGGCCCGCAACGAACTGCGCCGATTACTCGAAAACTTTCCTAAAATTCAGATCATTGGTGAGGCTGCCAACGCCGACGAAGCGCTGCCCATGATTGACGAACTGGAGCCCGAACTCCTGTTCCTCGATATTCAGATGCCCGGCAAAAACGGGTTTGAGCTGCTACAGTCAATCGAAGGCAAAGCCCCGGAAGTGATCTTTACAACGGCCTTCGACGAATATGCGATCAAAGCGTTTGAGTTCAATGCGCTCGATTATTTGCTCAAACCAGTTGAACTGGCCCGCCTGAGTGAGGCTATTCACCGGGTGGAGGAGGAGTTGCACACCCACGAAACGGGGGGCGTGTTGCCCGGCCCGGCTACGAAAACGCTGGGCGAAAACGATCAGGTATTCGTGAAAGACGGGGAGAAGTGCTGGTTTGTCAAGCTGGGGAAAGTGCGGTTATTTGAGTCGATGGGTAACTACGTCCGGCTGTATTTTGACGACCAGAAGCCGCTGGTGCTGAAGTCGTTGAATGCCCTGGAAGACCGCCTGAATCCGGCTACGTTTTTCCGGGCCAACCGCAAGCACATCATCAACCTGCAATGGATCGAAAAGATCGAACCCTGGTTTAGCGGTGGCCTGCTGGTGACCCTGCGCGGAGGAGACAAAATCGAAATAAGTCGTCGGCAGGCTATTCGGTTCAAAGATTTGCTAAGTTTGTAGTACCGGAAGGGTGGTCTTTATCAGATTGCTGTTACCGCCGTAGTACTGTTTGTACGGTGGACGTTCCCGGTAGCGTCCTCCGTCTCTTTTGCATGAAGGCTCTCCTCAACTTAGTTCTTTTTGGTCTCATTCTCCTCATTTCGTCCTGTAATCAGACGCCTTCGGGACCGCCCGTTTTAGCGCGTCAGCAGTATACGCTGGCTGGAACCAACCGCTGCGATACGACAACGAATACGGGTGTGGACGTAAGCGTCACTTATTTTAAACTTCAGGAAGATACCGAAGGGGCCCGCAAGATCAATGACAGCCTGCAACAGCTGGCCGTTGGCAGCATTACTGGCTGGCTCGACAGTACGACCGTTGCCGAACACCCCGAAGCCCGTACCGATCTGGCGAAGGCCGCGTCTCTGTTTGCCGACGATTACAAGGTCATGACGAGCGATATGGGCGGTCTTGGTGGCTGCTGGGAGCTTAAAACAATGACCGATACGCTGTATGCCAGCGATGAAGCGCTGACCGTTCGGATGGAGACATTTGCCTACACGGGCGGGGCGCACCCTAATTCAAATCTGGCCTTTTACGTCTTCGATCGGAAAACAGGCCGGACATTGTCCCTGAATGATCTGGTGGCCGATACGACCGCGCTCCTGAAAGTAGTGGAACGTGCGTTTCGCAGCCAGCAACAACTCATGCCCCAGACCAACCTGGAAGAGCACGGTTATTTCCTGCGGGATGGCCGCTTTTTCCTGCCGGCTAATATTGGCATGGGTCGAAACGGGATGGTTTTTTATTACAATCCCTACGAAATTGCCGCCTATGCCCTCGGTCCTATAGAGGTAACCGTACCGTATGATCAGCTGGATGGCATTTTGCGAACCGACTGATCTTTAATGTGCCCTGTATGTATGCCCGTCACCTGCCAGGCCGGGTTCGTTTAACGCTCGTATGACAACGAAATGGATTATTCCGGTTGCGGTCAGCAGCCTGTTGTTGCTCCTCTTCTTTTGTTTTAAGGTTGCCCGCTTTCAAGCGTTGTATTACACATACAACGATATGTATATCTTTTTGCAGAGCTCATGCAGCTGGCTGGATGGCCGACCCCTGCTGTACGAAAATATCGGGGGCTACGACGACCGTATCCACAACAACTACGAGATGCTGCTGTGGGGGCCGCTGATCTACGTGTTTGGTGCCTACGGCGCTTTCGCCGTGCAAACCGGTCTTTCTATGCTGAGTTACGGGCTGTTGCTACGGTGGATGAACCGCCGGTTACCCGGCTGGTCGATGTGGCTGGTGCTGACAGTACTGCTGCTGGGGCCGGTCTGGTTCTGGTTCAACGACCACCCCGGCATCGGCTGGCATCCGGAGTTAACCTACTACCCGCTGTCGCTGCTGTTTCTTCTGGCGCTGTTGTCGTATCGCACCGGCTGGTTGTTGCTGACCGGTGCCCTGCTGGTGCTCGTGAAAGAAGATGGTGCGCTGCTGGCTGGCGCCCTTCACCTCGGATTTCTGAGTATACAGTATCTGACGGCTAATCCGAGTCGATCAATCTTCGGTATTCTGAGCAAACCTCGTTTCTGGATCGTGCTGGGCAGCTGGGCCGCGCTTTTTGTGCTGGGTATGCTGTTTCTATCGTATAAAAACAACACCGCCGAACCGGAAC is a window from the Spirosoma rigui genome containing:
- a CDS encoding sensor histidine kinase is translated as MAKQKIYWFCQLFGWTLLIMVEYLAYLAELGFDADTLYLAIVNIFLGISLTHLYRLMIRRWNWVRLPFIQLAPRVLFSVFVLALIMTLVNLPIDRVIVPQYLVNEPWVFIGYILTWGKTMLAWVLSYTVYHYVERTRNAEIEKILLKTSIRETEAKVLRSQLNPHFVFNALNSIRALVYENPDKAQQGITQLSNLLRNSLLADRRKTVELREEIKTVEDYLALEKVRYEERLNSRIELDARTLFWQVPPMMLQTLVENAIKHGVSTAVGGGFVEVKSTVVADKLHIIIRNTGVLGDKEASGGFGLANTAQRLELLYGPDASFEIFQEEMIHDGHPVVCASINIPAQSEGLFRRNADLKAMTAK
- a CDS encoding LytR/AlgR family response regulator transcription factor; translated protein: MKTLIIDDERLARNELRRLLENFPKIQIIGEAANADEALPMIDELEPELLFLDIQMPGKNGFELLQSIEGKAPEVIFTTAFDEYAIKAFEFNALDYLLKPVELARLSEAIHRVEEELHTHETGGVLPGPATKTLGENDQVFVKDGEKCWFVKLGKVRLFESMGNYVRLYFDDQKPLVLKSLNALEDRLNPATFFRANRKHIINLQWIEKIEPWFSGGLLVTLRGGDKIEISRRQAIRFKDLLSL
- a CDS encoding DUF3298 and DUF4163 domain-containing protein, with the protein product MKALLNLVLFGLILLISSCNQTPSGPPVLARQQYTLAGTNRCDTTTNTGVDVSVTYFKLQEDTEGARKINDSLQQLAVGSITGWLDSTTVAEHPEARTDLAKAASLFADDYKVMTSDMGGLGGCWELKTMTDTLYASDEALTVRMETFAYTGGAHPNSNLAFYVFDRKTGRTLSLNDLVADTTALLKVVERAFRSQQQLMPQTNLEEHGYFLRDGRFFLPANIGMGRNGMVFYYNPYEIAAYALGPIEVTVPYDQLDGILRTD